ACCGGGGTGTGTCCGCCGACGTAGAACGGCACAGGCTTCGAGGGAGCGGGGCTCATCTGGAGACGCTCGAAATCGTAGAACTCACCGTGGAACTCGACCATGCCACCGCCGAGTACCAGCTTGAGCACCTCGATCATCTCGTCGACGCGGGCCCCGCGCTTGGCGAACGGGACGCCGCACCACTCGAATTCCTCCGGTGCCCAGCCGATTCCGACGCCGAAGCCGAACCTGTTGTCGGTCAGGTTGGCCACCGAGCCGACCTGACGGGCCAACAGCAGCGGATTGCGCGAACCCAGCTTCATCACGTTGGTGTAGAACCGCAACGTCGAGGTCGCCGCACCCATGGAGGCTGCCGCGATCAGCGGGTCCACCCACGGGGTCTCGGCATTCCACATCCGCGAGCCGTCCGGGGTGTACGGATAGTCCGCGGCCTGCTTTTCCATGTAGAACAGCGAGTCCGGCAGCGCGATCGAATCGAACCCGACTTCCTCAGCGGTGCGGGCCAATCCGGTCAGATGCTCGAGCGGGCCCATGGCCACGCTGAGCGTGTACTTCATGCGGTGCGGTGCTGTCACTTGTCCGCGGGCTTGTCGCTCGAGACCACCCACATCGAGTAGTACTGTGCGCCACCGCCATAGGCATGACCCAAAGCCTTGCGAGCACCCTCGACCTGGTGGTCGCCGGCCTTGCCCATCACCTGGATCGCCGATTCGGCGAACCGGATCATGCCCGAGGCGCCGATCGGGTTGCTCGACAGCACACCGCCCGAGGCATTGAACGGGATCTTCCCGCCGATCGCCGTCTCGCCGGCCTCGGTGAGCTTCCAACCTTCGCCCTCGGCGGCAAAACCCAGATTTTCCAGCCACATCGGCTCGAACCAGGAGAACGGCACGTACACCTCGGCCACGTCGATCTCGTCGATCGGGCTGGTGATACCGGCGTCGCGCCACAGAGCGGCGGCCGCGTCCCGACCGGCCTGTGGATTGACCTGGTCACGTCCCGAGTAGGCCAGCGGTTCGGTGCGCAGTGCGGTGGCATGGACCCAGGCGACCGGATGCCCCTCGGCCACGCGGGCGTCGGCGGCTGCCTCGTCACCGATCACCATGGCGGCCGCACCGTCCGACGACGGGCACGTCTCGTCGAAACGGATCGGATCCCACAGCATCTGCGACGCCATCACCTTCTCGAGTGTGATGTCGGGCTGATGCAGGTGAGCCAATGGGTTCTTGGCGCCGTTGAGGCGGTCCTTGACCGCCACCATCGCACCGATGTGATTCGGCGCGCCTGAGCGGCGGATGTAGGCCCGCACGTGCGGGGCGAAGTAACCGCCCGCACCCGCACCGACCGGCTTGGTGAAGGGGACCGGAATGCTCAACGCCCACATGGCATTCGATTCTGACTGCTTCTCCCAGGCCATGGTCAGCACCCGGCGGTATTTGCCCGACTTCACCAGGCTGGCCGCCACGATGGCGGTCGAGCCTCCGACCGAGCCCGCGGTGTGCACGCGGATCAGGGGCTTGTTGGTGGCACCGGTCGCGTCGGCCATGAACAGCTCGGGCATCATCACGCCCTCGAAGAAGTCCGGTGCCTTGCCGACCACGACAGCGTCGATATCGGCCATGGTGGACCCGGAATCGGCGAGCGCCTTGTCGATGGCCTCGCGCACCAGCCCGTTCATCGACACGTCGTGTCGCTTGGCGACGTACTTGGTCTGGCCCGTTCCGAGGACGGCGGCTTTCTGTGCCATTAGTTCTTACCCTCCAGGACTGTGACCAGATTCTGTTGCAGTGCAGCGCCACTGGTGGCGTGCGCGAGCACGCGCCCGGCCGAGCCGGAGAAGATGTGCTGCGCGGCGAAACCGATGCGCTCTAGACCTGCCGAGAACATCGGGTTGGCGGCCAGCGCGCCGCCGGAGGGGTTGATCTTGGTGTTCTCGCCCAGCCCGATCGCCTCGGTGAGGATCAGGTGCTGGTGCGTGAACGGCGCGTAGATCTCGGCCACCTCGATCGAGCTCACATCTCCACCGGTGGCGGCCTGAGCCGAGGCGGCGGTCGAGGTCGAGACCGTCAGGTCACGTGCGCCGAGCACCGGGGTCTCGATGCGGTGCTCGAAACCGGTGATCCAAGCCGGGTTTTCGCGGAGCTCGCGAGCCCGGTCGCCTGCGGCCAGCACGATGGCCGAGGCGCCGTCCGTGATCGGCGCGATGTCGTGGCGGCGCAGCGGGTCGGCGAAGAACGGCCGGTCCAGCAATTCGCTGACGGTGCCGGTGACCTGCTCATGGTCGGTGCGGCCGCCCGCGGCATACGAATCCAGCGCGACCTGGGCCATCTGCTCGGCGGTCCACTTTCCGGCGTCCAGTCCGAACCGAGCCTGAAGTCCGGCCAGCGACACCGCATCCGGCCACAGCGGCGCCACGGTGTAGGGGTCGGTCTGCAGGGCCAGCACACGGCGCAGCACGCCGGCCGAGGACTTGCCGAAGCCGTAGACCAGCGCGGTGTCCACCTCGCCGGTCAGGATCTTGATGTAGGCCTCGTACAACGCCCAGGCCGCGTCCATCTCGACGTGTGACTCGTTGATCGGCGGCACTGCGCCGATCGAGTCGATCGCCGAGATGAACGAGAACGCCCGGCCGGCAAGGTAATCGGAAGAGCCGGAGCACCAGAAGCCGATATCGGTCTGCTGCAGCCCGAGCTCTTCATAGAGACTGGCGAAACACGGCATCAGCATCTCGACGCCGTTGGTGGTGCCATCAGTACGGCGCACATGCGGCGCATGCGCGAAACCGACGACAGCGACATCACGAAGAGTCATGTGGGGTTTCCCTTTACAGGTGGTGCTTGTAGCTGTCGTAATCGGCGTCGGGCTCACCCGTCGGCCGGAAGTGCGAGATGTTGTCGATGCCGAGGCCCCATTCCTCCTGGGGCTTCCACACCGCTTCGACCCGCATGCCCATCCGCACCTCGGACGCATCGATGTCGGTGACCAGATGCAGGAACGGGATGTCGGCGCCGTCGAGCAGCACGTACGCCGCGACATACGGCGGCTTGATGCGCTGGCCCGCGAACGGGATGTTGATGATCGCGAACGTGGTGACCGTGCCCTTGTCGACCAGCTCCACGAACTGGTCGAGCTCCTGGCCGGTGGCCGGATCGGCTTCCTTGGGCGGGAAGTAGACCTTGCCCGTGTCACCGGTGCGCGCACCCAGCAGCTTGCCGTCGCGCAGGCCCCGCAGATAGGTGCTCTCGGGACGCGAGGCGGTGTGCTGGATCTCGATGGAGGAGGGCACGACCAGCATGGTCACCGGTTCACGATCATCGGTCGCCACCGCGGGTACGTCCTCGGCGGTCTCGCCGGGAACGAAGTACGCGATATCGGTGATGGCACCAACTGGCTCGTCGACCCAGTGAACGTGGACCCGGGCACCGGTGGTCAGCTCGCCTTCGGCAACGTCCACGGCGTGCAGCAGCGGGGTGTCGGCGCCGTCGAGCTTGATCAGGGCCCAGGCGAACGGCCGGTCCAGCGGCTGGCCTTCGAGCGGCTCGGGCTGCCAGGTCCAGGACACGACGGTCCCGACGCTGGAGACCGGTACGACCTCGGTCAACGGCTCGTAGGTGATCGGGTCATACTCAGCGGGTGGCACGTGCACGCGTCCGTCTGACCCGCGTACGCCGACGATCCGGCGCTCGCGCAGGGCGGTGAAGAACTGACTGAGCAGTGAGCCCACTGAACGGGTGTAGTCAAACGACAGTTTCAGTGGCGCGGAAAGTGGCGGCTCACGGTGATCTGTCGAGGCCGGGCGGCTTTGGCTGGCTGTCACACATCGAGTAGAACAGGTTCTAACAATCGTGGCAAGGACACGTGGGAAGGCAATCTAAATGAAGTTGGGTCTGCAACTCGGATACTGGGGCGCGCAGCCCCCGACCAATCACGCCGAACTCGTGGCCGCGGCCGAGGCCGAAGGCTTCGACACCGTCTTCACCGCGGAGGCCTGGGGCTCGGACGCCTACACCCCGCTGGCCTGGTGGGGGAGGGAGACGACCCGCATGCGGCTCGGCACCTCGGTCATCCAGATGTCGGCCCGGACCCCCACGGCCTGCGCCATGGCAGCGCTGACGCTCGACCACCTTTCCGGTGGCCGCCACATCCTCGGTCTCGGCGTGTCCGGGCCTCAGGTGGTCGAGGGCTGGTACGGCGCGAAGTTTCCGAAGCCGCTGGCCCGCACCCGCGAGTACATCGACATCCTGCGTCAGGTCTGGGCCAGGGAGGCCCCGGTCCACAGCGACGGTCCGCACTACCCGTTGCCGTTGACCGGCGAAGGCACCACCGGGCTGGGCAAGAACCTCAAGCCGATAACTCATCCGTTGCGCGCTGACATCCCGGTGATGCTGGGTGCAGAAGGGCCCAAGAACGTCGCGATGGCCGCCGAGATCGCCGACGGCTGGCTGCCGATCTTCTATTCGCCGCGCATCGCCGGCATGTACAACGAGTGGCTGGACGAGGGGTTCGCCCGACCCGGCGCGCGGCGCACCCGCGAGACCTTCGAGATCTGTGCCACCGCACAGGTGGTGGTCACCGATGACCGGCCGGCGATCATGGAGCTCATGAAGCCGCACCTGGCGCTGTACATGGGCGGCATGGGCTCCGAGGACACCAACTTCCATGCCGAGGTCTACCGCCGGATGGGATACGCGGAAGTCGTCGACGACGTCACCAAACTGTTCCGCAGTGACCGTAAAGACGAGGCTGCCAAGGTCATTCCCGATGAATTGGTCGATGACTCGGCGATCGTCGGCAACCTCGACTACGTCAAGGAGCAGATCAAGGCCTGGGAGGCCGCGGGCGTCACCATGATGGTGGTCGGAGCCCGTTCCGTCGAGCAGATCCGTGACCTTGCGGCTCTCGCGGCGGATCACTGACCCGAGTAGACACTTTCTTGCAACCTGTCTACTCGAGGTTCTAGATTTATGGCGTGAGTCACAGCGCTTCCGATTCTGGGCCCTCGCAACACACCATCCTCGGCACCGTGCTGACGATGCCGGTGCAGATCCGTACCGCCGAACAGCACATGGCGATGTTCTCGGTGGATGCCGATGCCGCGCAGCGCATGATCGACTACAGCGGCCTGCGCGTGTATCGGTTTCGACCGCGCCGCGCCGTCATCGTGCTGATGCTGATGCGCTACGTCGACGGTGACCTGGGGCCGTACCTGGAGTACGGCACCAATGTGATGGTGAACCGGCCTGGGTCCGAGGACGCCGGGCTGCGTGGCCTGGGCTCGGCAGGAGCCTTCGTGCACCACCTCCCGGTCGACGGCGAGTTCACGCTGCAGGCCGGTAGGCAGATCTGGGGCTATCCGAAAGTCCTGGCGGACTTCACCGTCCGCGGTGCGGACAATGGGGCCGGGGTCCGCGGTGCGGACAATGTGGCTGGGGTCCGAGAAGGAAAACCGTTCGGGTTCGACGTGAACATCGACGGCAAGCTGGCGGTCGGGATGGATTTCAAGCCTGGCCTGCCTGTGCCGTCGGCGTTCACCGCCAAGCCGCAGGTGCAATCCACGTACTCCTACCTCGACGGCGTGCTGCGCGAAACCGAAGGCCAGATGCGGCTTTCCGGCGTGCGGTACCGACCTGGCGGCGTGACGGTGCGGCTGGGGGAGCACCCGTACGGCCGGGAACTGTCGACCCTGGGCCTGCCCAAACGGGCGATGCTGTCCAGCTCGGTTTGCAATGTGCAGATGACGTTCGCTGACGCCAAGGAGATCTCATGACCCAGACCCTGCCCACCACCAAGCCCGATGTAGATCTGGCCGACGGGAGGTTCTACTCGGACGGCGGGGCCCGTGAGGCGTACCGCTGGATGCGAGCCAACGAGCCGGTGTTCCGTGACCGGAACGGTCAGGCGGCCGCGACGACGTATCAGGCCGTTCTCGACGCCGAGCGCACCCCGGAACTGTTCTCCAACGCCGGCGGGATCCGCCCGGACCAGCCCGGCATGCCGTACATGATCGACATGGACGATCCGGCACATCTGTTGCGCCGCAAGCTGGTCAACTCAGGCTTCACCCGCAAGCGGGTGATGGACAAGGTGCCGTCGATCGTGAATCTCTGCGACACCCTGATCGACGCGGTGTGCGAACGCGGTGAATGCGACTTCGTCCGCGACATCGCCGCCCCGCTGCCGATGGCGGTGATCGGCGACATGCTCGGAGTGCTGCCCAGCGAGCGCGAGATGCTGCTGAAGTGGTCCGACGACCTGGTGTGCGGACTGTCCTCCCACGTCGACGAGACCGTCATCCAGAACCTCATGGAGACCTTCGCCGCCTACACCGCCTTCACCAAGGAGGAGATCACCAAGCGCCGGGCCGATCCGTCCGATGACCTGTTCTCGATCCTGGTCAACGCCGAGGTCGAGGGCCAGCGCATGAGCGACGACGAGATCGTCTTCGAGACGCTGCTCATCCTGATCGGCGGCGACGAGACCACGCGGCACACGTTGTCCGGAGGCGTCGAACAACTGCTGCGCAACCACGATCAGTGGGAGACGCTCGTCGCGAACCCGGACGCGCTGCCCAGCGCGATCGAGGAAATGTTGCGCTGGACGTCGCCGGTGAAGAACATGTGCCGCACGCTGACCGCGGACACCACATTCCACGGCACCGACCTCAAAGAGGGCGAGAAGATCATGCTGATGTTCGAGTCGGCGAACTTCGACGAAGCCGTCTTCGAGAACCCCGACGAATTCCGGATCGACCGTAACCCCAACAGTCACTTGGCATTCGGATTCGGAACCCACTTCTGTCTGGGCAATCAACTGGCCCGCCTCGAGCTCAAGCTGATGGTCGAGCGGTTGCTCGCCCGGCTGCCCGACCTGCGCTTGGCAGACGGTGCAGACGTGCCCTTGCGTCCGGCGAACTTCGTCAGCGGTCCGGAGGCCATGCCGGTCGTATTCACGCCGACTGCGCGGGTGGGCGCCTAGCGGCCAGGCGGGCCGCTGTGTACTCCTATGCGTTGGTTAAGCGTCCGCTGTGTAACCGGCCCACAGGCTTCGCATAGGCAGTCTAATTAGATAGTCTCGCAACATCGGGGATGTGACGCGATGACTAGAGGAGTGCACGAGATGGCACGACATTTACCTGGGCGAAGTGCGTTGAGCGCAATGGTGCTGGGCGGGGCGCTTCTGGCCGGAGCCATCGGCTCGGCCGGTGCGGCCAATGCGGCGCCGGCGCAAGGAATGGCACCCGCGCCGGCCTGGCGTGATGTCCGTGGTTCCCCTACCGCAGTTTCCGCCGCCACCCCCGCCACCTCCGCCGTTCTGGGGACCGCCGCCGCCACCGCCGCCCGGACACTGGGGACCGCCTCCGCCGAGGCACTGGCGCTGATGGCGTGGTGAGCCCGTGAAACTGAGGCCCTGTCCGAAATATCGGGCAGGGCCTCAGTTCTCGGCGCCGGCTACTTCAGGTGAACGTTGGGTGCGCTTGGCCGGGACCGAAATCGACACGGTGGTGCCGGGTGGGCTCGTGACCACGAAGGCGCCCCCGGCGGCCAAAACCTTGGCGCAGACGGAGGCGAACCCGATGTGGCCGTCCTCGACGCTGTGTACGAGCCGCTCGGGTGGAATGCCGACGCCGTCGTCAGCGATTCGCAATGTGGCCTGAAAACCGTTGTACGCCAGGGTGAACCGTAAGTTGTCCGCCTTCGCATGCTTGATGGCATTCGTCGAGATTTCCCGAGCCGCACTGTAGATCAGGTGATCGGCGTCGGTACGTGCGTCGTCGGGCCAGCTGTCGGCGTCCAGATGGACCGCGAGCTCGGTGCGCGTCGCGATGCCGTCGGCGAGTGAGGTCATCGCCGCCTTGAGGCCTGCCCGGGCCAACACCTCGGGATGCAGTTCGCGCACCACGTCGCGCAGCAGCCGCGAGGACTCCGCCAACGCGAAGTCGACGCGGTCCATCCCGTCGACCGATCCGTCCCGGACCTCCTCCATGTCGCGTCGAGCCACCAGGACGTACTGGAGCGCACCATCGTGCAGGCGCTCGGACAGCGATTGGCGCTCACGCTTCTCCAGGCTGATGACTTCTTCGAGCAGTCGGGTGCGTTCCCGGGCCAGCGCGGTGATGGTCCTGGTCTTGGATTGCTGGATCCACGACAACGCGACCGAACCTGCGGCCAGCCCGAACAGCACGGCGGTCCGGGACAGGATCGACCCCCAGGGTTCATTCCCGTTGGCAGCCTTGTCGACCCAGCTCACCGCGAAGAAGGTGACCACGGTGGGCACCGCGATCGAAGCGCTGACAACAGGATCGAGCTGCGCCGCGGCGATCAGGGGAATCAGGAAAAGCCCGTGCTGTGCCACGTCGGACGTCCAGGTTTCGGCCGAGCTGATTCCTGTCTCCGTCGAAATGACGGCTACCGCAAGAAGATCGACGCACAGCATGAGCAGCGCCACCGATCGCTGCGTTCGGGCCTTCCACCCGCCGGCGGAGCGCAGCGCCCACCAGCTCCACAGCGAGACCGCCACGACGTAGCCGGTCAGGATCGCCCAGTGCAGCCACAGGTTGGCCTGTGGAGGCTGCGACAGCAGAGCGGCGCCGATGAACGTCGCCATGAGGGAGCGCAGGGCGAGCTGCAACAGCAGGCCGCGGTGGACCGAGGTATCGACGGTCGGCGCAGACGCCGCATCGCGTTCGGGCATGCCCGGCTCCCGTCCCGGCAAAGTTGGCACGAGTATAGGGCTGCTCAGTGCCACGACGAGGACAGTTGGCGGGGCAAAAGCGCGATGACGGCTGTCTGCGCCGGCGCGATGTATCAGCGCATCTGGAACTTCGGTGCGCGCTTCTCCTTGAACGCCAGCGGGCCTTCCTTGGCGTCCTGCGACAGGAACACCGGGATGCCGTTGGCAGTGTCGGGTTTGAACGCCTCGTTCTCGTGCATGCCCTCGGTTTCACGGATGGTCTTGAGGATGGCCTGCACGGCCA
The window above is part of the Mycolicibacterium fortuitum subsp. fortuitum genome. Proteins encoded here:
- a CDS encoding TIGR03619 family F420-dependent LLM class oxidoreductase, yielding MKYTLSVAMGPLEHLTGLARTAEEVGFDSIALPDSLFYMEKQAADYPYTPDGSRMWNAETPWVDPLIAAASMGAATSTLRFYTNVMKLGSRNPLLLARQVGSVANLTDNRFGFGVGIGWAPEEFEWCGVPFAKRGARVDEMIEVLKLVLGGGMVEFHGEFYDFERLQMSPAPSKPVPFYVGGHTPVALKRAARVGDGWTSAMMTCAQLAETVTAINKLRAEYGRADEPFEFQAVCIDKFDLDGHRELAEAGITDNIVIPWMLEGLGFDAPLERKQDSLKRFADTYIHSGWQD
- a CDS encoding thiolase domain-containing protein; the encoded protein is MAQKAAVLGTGQTKYVAKRHDVSMNGLVREAIDKALADSGSTMADIDAVVVGKAPDFFEGVMMPELFMADATGATNKPLIRVHTAGSVGGSTAIVAASLVKSGKYRRVLTMAWEKQSESNAMWALSIPVPFTKPVGAGAGGYFAPHVRAYIRRSGAPNHIGAMVAVKDRLNGAKNPLAHLHQPDITLEKVMASQMLWDPIRFDETCPSSDGAAAMVIGDEAAADARVAEGHPVAWVHATALRTEPLAYSGRDQVNPQAGRDAAAALWRDAGITSPIDEIDVAEVYVPFSWFEPMWLENLGFAAEGEGWKLTEAGETAIGGKIPFNASGGVLSSNPIGASGMIRFAESAIQVMGKAGDHQVEGARKALGHAYGGGAQYYSMWVVSSDKPADK
- a CDS encoding thiolase domain-containing protein — its product is MTLRDVAVVGFAHAPHVRRTDGTTNGVEMLMPCFASLYEELGLQQTDIGFWCSGSSDYLAGRAFSFISAIDSIGAVPPINESHVEMDAAWALYEAYIKILTGEVDTALVYGFGKSSAGVLRRVLALQTDPYTVAPLWPDAVSLAGLQARFGLDAGKWTAEQMAQVALDSYAAGGRTDHEQVTGTVSELLDRPFFADPLRRHDIAPITDGASAIVLAAGDRARELRENPAWITGFEHRIETPVLGARDLTVSTSTAASAQAATGGDVSSIEVAEIYAPFTHQHLILTEAIGLGENTKINPSGGALAANPMFSAGLERIGFAAQHIFSGSAGRVLAHATSGAALQQNLVTVLEGKN
- a CDS encoding Zn-ribbon domain-containing OB-fold protein produces the protein MTASQSRPASTDHREPPLSAPLKLSFDYTRSVGSLLSQFFTALRERRIVGVRGSDGRVHVPPAEYDPITYEPLTEVVPVSSVGTVVSWTWQPEPLEGQPLDRPFAWALIKLDGADTPLLHAVDVAEGELTTGARVHVHWVDEPVGAITDIAYFVPGETAEDVPAVATDDREPVTMLVVPSSIEIQHTASRPESTYLRGLRDGKLLGARTGDTGKVYFPPKEADPATGQELDQFVELVDKGTVTTFAIINIPFAGQRIKPPYVAAYVLLDGADIPFLHLVTDIDASEVRMGMRVEAVWKPQEEWGLGIDNISHFRPTGEPDADYDSYKHHL
- a CDS encoding LLM class F420-dependent oxidoreductase; protein product: MKLGLQLGYWGAQPPTNHAELVAAAEAEGFDTVFTAEAWGSDAYTPLAWWGRETTRMRLGTSVIQMSARTPTACAMAALTLDHLSGGRHILGLGVSGPQVVEGWYGAKFPKPLARTREYIDILRQVWAREAPVHSDGPHYPLPLTGEGTTGLGKNLKPITHPLRADIPVMLGAEGPKNVAMAAEIADGWLPIFYSPRIAGMYNEWLDEGFARPGARRTRETFEICATAQVVVTDDRPAIMELMKPHLALYMGGMGSEDTNFHAEVYRRMGYAEVVDDVTKLFRSDRKDEAAKVIPDELVDDSAIVGNLDYVKEQIKAWEAAGVTMMVVGARSVEQIRDLAALAADH
- a CDS encoding acetoacetate decarboxylase family protein; translated protein: MPVQIRTAEQHMAMFSVDADAAQRMIDYSGLRVYRFRPRRAVIVLMLMRYVDGDLGPYLEYGTNVMVNRPGSEDAGLRGLGSAGAFVHHLPVDGEFTLQAGRQIWGYPKVLADFTVRGADNGAGVRGADNVAGVREGKPFGFDVNIDGKLAVGMDFKPGLPVPSAFTAKPQVQSTYSYLDGVLRETEGQMRLSGVRYRPGGVTVRLGEHPYGRELSTLGLPKRAMLSSSVCNVQMTFADAKEIS
- a CDS encoding cytochrome P450, which translates into the protein MTQTLPTTKPDVDLADGRFYSDGGAREAYRWMRANEPVFRDRNGQAAATTYQAVLDAERTPELFSNAGGIRPDQPGMPYMIDMDDPAHLLRRKLVNSGFTRKRVMDKVPSIVNLCDTLIDAVCERGECDFVRDIAAPLPMAVIGDMLGVLPSEREMLLKWSDDLVCGLSSHVDETVIQNLMETFAAYTAFTKEEITKRRADPSDDLFSILVNAEVEGQRMSDDEIVFETLLILIGGDETTRHTLSGGVEQLLRNHDQWETLVANPDALPSAIEEMLRWTSPVKNMCRTLTADTTFHGTDLKEGEKIMLMFESANFDEAVFENPDEFRIDRNPNSHLAFGFGTHFCLGNQLARLELKLMVERLLARLPDLRLADGADVPLRPANFVSGPEAMPVVFTPTARVGA
- a CDS encoding sensor histidine kinase; this encodes MPERDAASAPTVDTSVHRGLLLQLALRSLMATFIGAALLSQPPQANLWLHWAILTGYVVAVSLWSWWALRSAGGWKARTQRSVALLMLCVDLLAVAVISTETGISSAETWTSDVAQHGLFLIPLIAAAQLDPVVSASIAVPTVVTFFAVSWVDKAANGNEPWGSILSRTAVLFGLAAGSVALSWIQQSKTRTITALARERTRLLEEVISLEKRERQSLSERLHDGALQYVLVARRDMEEVRDGSVDGMDRVDFALAESSRLLRDVVRELHPEVLARAGLKAAMTSLADGIATRTELAVHLDADSWPDDARTDADHLIYSAAREISTNAIKHAKADNLRFTLAYNGFQATLRIADDGVGIPPERLVHSVEDGHIGFASVCAKVLAAGGAFVVTSPPGTTVSISVPAKRTQRSPEVAGAEN